From a region of the Zingiber officinale cultivar Zhangliang chromosome 4B, Zo_v1.1, whole genome shotgun sequence genome:
- the LOC121977275 gene encoding E3 ubiquitin-protein ligase RGLG5-like has protein sequence MGNVSARCRRVLDIARGLTVEDAMDTEYDSLEQVTEALREAGLESSNLIVGIDFTKSNEWTGKSSFGGRSLHDTRGNLKNPYEQAILIIGQTLSDFDEDNLIPCFGFGDVTTHDKDVFSFNPGHSPCNGFMEALQRYRELAPGIKLSGPTSFAPIIETAMRIVDESGGQYHVLLIIADGQVSRSCDVEIGHYSPQEEDTIAAIVEASKYPLSIVLVGVGDGPWELMKEFDDRIPERAFDNFQFVNFTEIMSRDVPMSQKEAGFAAEALMEVPAQYQASINHGLLGCSRGTPRKNPLPPPSRRRAGTNFATNSPRFFQDHQRSYSYWPST, from the exons ATGGGAAATGTATCAGCAAGATGCAGGAGAGTTCTTGATATAGCAAGAGGATTAACAGTAGAAGATGCTATGGATACTGAATACGACTCACTGGAACAG GTTACTGAAGCTCTAAGAGAAGCTGGTCTTGAATCTTCAAATCTCATAGTCGGCATTGATTTCACAAAGAGCAATGAGTGGACAG GCAAATCATCCTTTGGCGGTCGAAGCTTGCATGACACAAGAGGAAATCTGAAGAACCCTTACGAGCAAGCGATACTGATCATCGGCCAAACCCTTTCAGATTTTGATGAGGACAATCTTATCCCATGCTTTGGCTTTGGAGATG TGACAACTCATGACAAAGATGTCTTCAGTTTCAATCCTGGCCATAGTCCATGCAATGGTTTCATGGAAGCATTGCAGCGCTACAGAGAATTAGCTCCTGGAATCAAACTTTCCG GGCCGACATCATTTGCTCCGATAATTGAAACAGCAATGAGGATTGTTGATGAGAGTGGTGGACAGTATCATGTTCTTCTAATTATAGCAGATGGACAG GTGAGCCGAAGCTGTGATGTCGAAATCGGCCACTATAGCCCGCAAGAGGAAGACACCATTGCTGCCATTGTTGAAGCTAG CAAATATCCGTTGTCGATAGTTTTGGTCGGAGTGGGAGACGGCCCTTGGGAGTTGATGAAAGAATTCGATGATCGTATACCTGAAAGAGCATTCGACAATTTTCAG TTTGTGAATTTCACCGAGATAATGTCTAGAGATGTTCCGATGAGTCAGAAGGAGGCAGGTTTCGCGGCAGAGGCACTGATGGAAGTCCCTGCTCAGTATCAAGCTTCCATAAACCATGGACTTTTAGG TTGCAGTCGAGGAACTCCGAGAAAGAATCCTCTTCCTCCTCCGTCGAGGAGGCGTGCCGGTACAAACTTTGCAACAAATTCTCCAAGATTCTTCCAGGATCATCAACGATCTTATAGCTATTGGCCATCGACATGA